From a region of the Verrucomicrobiota bacterium genome:
- a CDS encoding DUF1501 domain-containing protein, which produces MTPDPFQTGLSNTRRQFLGRMTSGIGIAALASLLNPPVRVAASPAIRSAGPHFAPKARRVIYLAQAGAPSQVDLFDYKPGLKQRFKQDLPASIRGSQRLTGMTSGQKTFPIAPSTFAFHQHGQSGMWLSELLPHIGRVSNEICLIRSLHTEAINHDPAMTFLQTGHPQAGRPSLGGWLSYGLGSDNSNLPAFVVMISRPSGPTNAQPLHERMWGAGFLPSQHQGVRFSPGKDPVLFLSNPPGINPERRRMILDDLGDLNRRKFDDYQDPEIQTRISQYELAYRMQASVPELADLSKESKSTLDLYGPDASTPGTFAANCLLARRLAERGVRFIQLYHRGWDQHADLPAGIRHQARDVDQPSAALIQDLKQRGMLEDTLVVWAGEFGRTVFSQGELTETNFGRDHHPRCFSIWMAGGGIRGGMTFGETDEFSYNIAADPVHLHDLNTTILHCLGLNHERLTFRHQGRDYRLTDIHGSLVRPILA; this is translated from the coding sequence ATGACTCCAGATCCTTTCCAGACCGGTTTGTCGAACACCCGCCGGCAGTTTCTCGGGCGGATGACCTCGGGCATTGGAATCGCCGCGCTGGCGTCGCTCTTGAATCCGCCGGTGCGGGTCGCCGCCTCGCCGGCAATCCGCTCCGCCGGCCCGCATTTCGCGCCGAAAGCCAGGCGAGTCATCTATCTGGCGCAGGCGGGGGCGCCATCCCAGGTCGACCTGTTTGATTACAAACCTGGATTGAAGCAGCGCTTCAAACAGGATCTGCCGGCCTCCATCCGCGGAAGCCAGCGCTTGACCGGCATGACCAGCGGCCAGAAAACGTTTCCGATCGCTCCCTCCACGTTCGCCTTTCATCAGCACGGCCAGAGCGGCATGTGGCTCAGCGAGTTGCTGCCCCACATCGGACGCGTCTCCAACGAGATCTGCCTGATCCGATCGCTTCACACCGAGGCGATCAATCATGATCCGGCGATGACCTTCCTCCAGACGGGCCATCCACAGGCGGGACGCCCCTCGCTCGGAGGCTGGCTCTCTTATGGATTGGGAAGCGATAATTCAAACCTCCCCGCTTTCGTGGTGATGATCTCCCGACCCAGTGGCCCCACCAACGCTCAGCCGCTCCACGAGCGCATGTGGGGGGCGGGCTTTCTTCCTTCGCAGCACCAGGGCGTCCGCTTCAGTCCGGGAAAAGACCCGGTCCTTTTCCTCTCGAATCCGCCCGGGATCAACCCGGAGCGCAGGCGGATGATCCTGGACGATCTGGGGGATTTGAACCGGAGAAAATTCGACGATTACCAGGATCCGGAGATCCAGACCCGCATCTCGCAATACGAACTGGCCTACCGCATGCAGGCTTCTGTTCCCGAATTGGCGGATCTTTCCAAAGAATCCAAGTCCACGTTGGACCTCTACGGTCCGGACGCCTCCACACCCGGAACCTTTGCCGCGAACTGTTTGCTCGCCCGCAGGCTGGCCGAGCGCGGCGTGCGTTTCATCCAGCTTTATCATCGCGGATGGGATCAACACGCCGATCTCCCGGCCGGAATCCGGCATCAGGCGCGGGATGTGGATCAACCTTCGGCAGCCTTGATTCAGGATCTCAAGCAACGAGGCATGCTGGAGGATACCCTGGTGGTTTGGGCGGGCGAGTTTGGCCGCACCGTTTTCAGCCAGGGCGAGTTGACGGAGACCAACTTTGGACGGGATCATCATCCCCGGTGTTTTTCCATCTGGATGGCTGGAGGCGGGATCCGAGGCGGCATGACCTTCGGGGAAACGGACGAATTCTCCTACAATATCGCGGCCGATCCTGTGCATTTGCACGACCTGAACACCACGATCCTGCACTGCCTCGGTTTGAACCATGAACGCCTCACCTTCCGCCATCAGGGTCGCGACTACCGTTTGACCGATATTCACGGCAGTCTGGTCCGGCCCATTTTAGCTTAG
- a CDS encoding response regulator transcription factor, producing the protein MMNPSSRRALASTRRDDPAMESSAMTHKLTPREREVVDLVCAGRSNREIATALGKSAATVRNQLHAVFEKLRVTRRAELIARWK; encoded by the coding sequence ATGATGAACCCTTCCAGCCGACGGGCCTTGGCCTCCACCCGGCGCGACGATCCCGCGATGGAGTCGTCGGCGATGACGCACAAACTGACACCCCGCGAGCGCGAGGTGGTGGACTTGGTCTGCGCGGGACGAAGCAACCGCGAAATCGCTACGGCGCTCGGCAAGAGCGCGGCCACGGTGCGGAATCAACTGCACGCAGTCTTCGAGAAGCTCCGCGTGACCCGTCGGGCGGAACTGATTGCGCGATGGAAGTAG
- a CDS encoding sigma-70 family RNA polymerase sigma factor encodes MSEENFRAWRTGRKVWFASPINRGSSRGSCRNPHLERIDHDQPVDGRGLAFSGHYEPSWAAQAAVAACGEPPRSMLNLGELGSNTDELACSCAPSMKSEEPLPTRASLLQRLKDAGDHASWEEFHRTYRGLLVGVARRAGLDEGEAEEAVQDTLIGVARKLPDFQYDSRRDSFKGWLLQLLRWKVADQFRRRSRQAGAASTAESPSVAERLAVVEGLESEPVHARLELSDPQQEFEAIWDAEWHRHRLEQALTRVKRQARPEHYAIYHLHVVEERPVEEVRRILGVSAAAVYLAKHRVGNLFRKVHAELKGLE; translated from the coding sequence ATGAGCGAGGAGAATTTCCGGGCCTGGAGGACTGGGCGCAAGGTGTGGTTTGCATCACCGATCAACCGCGGGTCGAGCCGCGGATCTTGCAGAAATCCACATCTTGAAAGAATCGACCATGATCAGCCGGTTGATGGACGAGGGCTTGCGTTTTCAGGCCATTACGAGCCTTCTTGGGCTGCACAGGCCGCCGTTGCGGCATGCGGCGAACCGCCTCGTTCCATGCTCAACCTCGGCGAACTTGGTTCAAACACGGACGAACTCGCTTGTTCCTGTGCCCCATCCATGAAAAGTGAAGAGCCTCTCCCCACTCGGGCGAGTTTGTTGCAACGTCTGAAGGACGCCGGTGATCACGCCAGTTGGGAGGAGTTCCATCGCACCTATCGCGGGCTTCTGGTGGGCGTGGCACGCCGTGCGGGCTTGGATGAAGGTGAAGCGGAGGAGGCGGTCCAGGACACCCTCATTGGGGTGGCGCGGAAATTGCCGGATTTCCAATACGATTCCCGACGGGATTCTTTCAAAGGGTGGCTCTTGCAACTCTTGCGGTGGAAGGTCGCCGACCAATTTCGGCGGCGTTCGAGGCAAGCGGGGGCGGCGTCCACGGCGGAATCCCCGAGTGTCGCTGAACGTCTTGCCGTGGTCGAAGGCTTGGAATCCGAGCCCGTCCATGCGCGCTTGGAGTTGTCGGATCCGCAGCAGGAATTTGAGGCGATCTGGGATGCCGAGTGGCATCGGCACCGGTTGGAGCAGGCGCTGACGCGGGTCAAACGCCAAGCCCGTCCTGAACACTACGCGATATACCACTTGCACGTGGTGGAAGAACGACCTGTGGAGGAAGTTCGGAGAATCCTCGGAGTCAGTGCGGCGGCGGTGTATCTGGCCAAACACCGGGTTGGCAACTTGTTTCGCAAGGTCCATGCGGAACTCAAGGGTTTGGAGTGA